From Pelotomaculum schinkii, the proteins below share one genomic window:
- a CDS encoding S-layer homology domain-containing protein, giving the protein MGKKAASVAIVTLLLLFTAGGYAFAAGFSDLQGHWAAGQINKWVEQGLVAGYEDGTFKPDRQITRAEFVALVNRSFAVEPAASGLRFADVQPGTWYYGEVAAAAAAGYISGYPDGSFGPGLSITRQEAAAILVRLLKLAPAAGELDQIKDAGLIAQWAHGSVGAVVRDGLMVGMPDHTFQPQKNISRAEAVVSLERALEFTPPVQETGIEGQAVYKNAAVQNAVVRVYAAGGYEVLEIAKTDTGGTFKLDLEPGSYDLTAVTDQEVAYRSDVQVYEDQVTVVNLELQAAAVLTGELKDKDGNPVKNATLTFTTNPTFITSTNVNGQYSVALVPDRNYLVRFVSGEEGSETVKIEDNLSVGHAGPHNVPLATETSAEQPAAGGGGGAGGGGADEAPVVESVTFVVDGSPVTVTGANNSFNINLTGGSYTDASKFTEITVNASSDADKARLSLLGVTKTITFNQGVASVSVDELVGEQDISLGGLKTILSLLGTSQISITVTGKTGLTSEVNVTIDV; this is encoded by the coding sequence ATGGGCAAAAAGGCTGCAAGTGTGGCAATAGTTACATTATTATTGCTTTTTACCGCCGGCGGTTACGCCTTTGCGGCCGGGTTTTCCGACCTGCAGGGCCACTGGGCCGCAGGGCAAATAAACAAATGGGTTGAGCAGGGCCTGGTCGCAGGCTATGAAGACGGGACATTCAAGCCCGACCGGCAGATTACCCGGGCGGAATTTGTGGCGCTGGTCAACCGCTCTTTCGCCGTGGAGCCGGCGGCCTCCGGCCTGCGGTTTGCGGATGTTCAGCCTGGAACCTGGTATTACGGTGAAGTGGCCGCCGCAGCCGCCGCAGGGTATATCTCCGGTTATCCCGACGGCAGCTTTGGCCCCGGGCTCAGCATCACCCGCCAGGAGGCGGCCGCTATTTTAGTGAGATTATTAAAACTTGCGCCGGCTGCCGGGGAACTTGATCAAATCAAGGACGCCGGCCTGATTGCACAGTGGGCCCACGGCAGCGTAGGCGCGGTTGTCCGGGACGGGTTGATGGTTGGTATGCCGGATCACACTTTCCAGCCGCAAAAAAATATCAGCAGGGCTGAAGCGGTTGTCTCCCTGGAGCGGGCGCTGGAATTTACTCCACCGGTTCAAGAAACCGGTATTGAAGGCCAGGCGGTTTATAAAAATGCGGCCGTGCAAAATGCGGTCGTAAGAGTTTATGCTGCCGGCGGTTATGAAGTATTGGAAATAGCAAAAACTGATACCGGCGGTACTTTTAAATTGGATCTGGAACCGGGCTCCTACGATTTGACTGCAGTTACCGATCAGGAAGTCGCCTACCGGAGTGATGTGCAGGTGTATGAAGATCAAGTTACCGTCGTTAATCTTGAACTGCAGGCCGCTGCCGTGCTGACCGGCGAGTTGAAGGATAAGGACGGTAACCCCGTGAAAAACGCTACTCTGACTTTTACCACCAACCCCACCTTCATTACAAGTACAAATGTTAACGGCCAATACTCGGTAGCGCTGGTACCCGACCGGAACTACCTGGTACGCTTTGTTTCGGGCGAGGAAGGTAGTGAAACGGTCAAAATCGAGGATAATTTATCAGTGGGCCATGCCGGGCCGCATAACGTACCTTTAGCCACCGAAACCAGCGCTGAGCAGCCTGCCGCCGGTGGCGGGGGCGGCGCCGGCGGCGGTGGCGCAGATGAAGCTCCGGTAGTCGAATCGGTAACTTTTGTGGTGGACGGCAGCCCGGTTACCGTAACCGGCGCCAACAACAGCTTCAACATTAACCTGACCGGCGGCAGCTATACCGATGCTTCCAAATTCACCGAAATAACTGTTAACGCTTCCAGTGACGCTGATAAAGCCCGCCTCAGTTTGCTGGGAGTTACCAAAACAATAACTTTCAACCAGGGGGTTGCCTCCGTCTCAGTTGACGAACTGGTTGGAGAACAGGATATTAGCCTTGGCGGGTTAAAAACGATATTGAGCTTGCTTGGAACAAGCCAAATATCAATCACTGTCACCGGCAAAACAGGCCTTACTTCAGAGGTGAATGTTACCATAGACGTTTAA
- a CDS encoding S-layer homology domain-containing protein: MRKVQLKFLSFVLASIFFLSTVITCNVPVANAAIGEDDLGDIAALIAKFQKLSTQQVQDALDIGKRIIVDSSTIPDILNSEQKQLLRNLGLTNAQIVSAYTSVMTQLNTPEKIKELQTGGIPKLVSFCNTVEASFSQELKSALVAKGLTVFEVVKTALDVAELSFNPFGDIPKAELEAIFTEDTGISAETAARYGLNWANVEALRDSLTLQEKEQLIDILVTIGNVSDNADLSELTVSSGKLDPAFAPAVTAYTVVVDSSVDRINVTPTAADAAAVIKVNGTVVASGTASGDVSLSEGSSTVITVAVTAQSETEKGYTLTVIRPKGLPAPATGGTITLEDATTPVSITVPAGVTGAKIQAASVDPATNEAIFPFVQAQVISNMQGAVQGTIAMQIPQGTVVKGPAGWDGSITLPTVKLNSSESISNGTVNAVVEIGLPDGILTFDQAVRLLIPGQAGKSVAYKRGNNAPVPITRIISADSQAAANAELGDEEDGKLDVGADLVIWTKHFTTFIVYKPTSSGGGGGGGGGGTLPGVSIVPSKGGTVELADAVKLEIPAGALKGTATVKVLLERVVTTPPAVPSGFRLLGDVYALSIDGKSNYTFNEPGVTLTFTFDPAALDPGEKPIAAYYDETAGSWVDLGGDVSDNTISVTIDHFTKFAVLAMQEEEEEEPPVVSLNDIAGHWAEDNIKQLVARDAITGYPDGSFKPDNNITRAEFATVLVKAFGLAPQSGKVFTDTGSHWAKDFIATAASYGIIKGYNDVAFGPDDLITREQMAVMIARAAQLAAVSDGTPFGDAASISDWAKDAVAAAVEAGIIQGYPDNTFKPQANATRAEAVTVIVNALK; the protein is encoded by the coding sequence TTGAGAAAAGTTCAGCTCAAGTTCTTATCGTTTGTTTTGGCGAGTATCTTTTTTCTGAGCACGGTGATAACATGCAATGTCCCTGTCGCAAACGCTGCAATTGGCGAAGACGATTTGGGAGACATTGCTGCGCTTATCGCTAAATTTCAGAAATTGAGTACGCAGCAGGTGCAAGATGCGCTGGATATCGGTAAGAGGATCATCGTCGACAGCAGCACGATACCGGATATACTTAATAGCGAACAGAAACAACTGCTCAGAAACCTGGGTCTGACGAACGCACAGATTGTATCCGCCTACACCAGCGTGATGACGCAACTAAATACTCCGGAAAAAATCAAAGAACTGCAAACCGGTGGAATACCCAAGCTGGTGAGTTTTTGCAATACAGTTGAAGCTAGTTTTAGTCAAGAATTAAAGAGCGCTCTTGTGGCTAAAGGACTTACAGTCTTTGAGGTCGTTAAGACCGCATTGGATGTTGCGGAATTGTCGTTTAACCCGTTCGGCGACATTCCCAAAGCAGAGCTCGAGGCAATTTTCACCGAAGATACGGGAATATCTGCTGAAACTGCGGCCAGATACGGGTTGAATTGGGCTAATGTTGAAGCGCTAAGGGATAGCCTGACCCTTCAAGAGAAGGAGCAGCTGATAGATATCCTTGTTACCATCGGAAATGTAAGCGATAACGCCGACTTGAGCGAGCTTACAGTAAGCAGCGGCAAATTAGATCCGGCCTTTGCCCCGGCCGTCACCGCGTATACGGTTGTTGTGGACAGCAGTGTCGATAGGATTAACGTGACCCCAACGGCGGCTGACGCCGCTGCCGTGATTAAGGTCAACGGTACCGTTGTAGCGAGCGGGACTGCCTCAGGGGATGTTTCGCTGAGCGAGGGTTCCAGTACTGTGATCACTGTTGCGGTAACCGCGCAAAGTGAAACTGAAAAAGGTTACACCCTGACAGTAATCAGACCCAAAGGTTTACCCGCACCGGCAACCGGCGGAACAATAACCTTGGAGGACGCCACTACACCTGTATCCATTACTGTTCCCGCAGGAGTCACCGGTGCGAAAATACAGGCGGCCAGTGTTGATCCGGCCACCAATGAAGCTATCTTCCCCTTTGTGCAGGCGCAGGTCATATCAAATATGCAGGGCGCTGTACAAGGCACTATAGCCATGCAGATCCCGCAAGGTACGGTCGTAAAAGGACCTGCCGGCTGGGACGGCAGTATCACCTTGCCTACAGTTAAGCTCAACAGCAGCGAAAGCATCAGCAACGGTACTGTCAATGCGGTGGTGGAAATAGGCCTGCCCGACGGCATATTGACTTTTGATCAGGCGGTAAGGCTCCTTATCCCGGGGCAAGCCGGAAAATCGGTAGCTTATAAACGGGGCAATAATGCTCCCGTACCCATCACCAGAATAATCAGCGCCGACTCACAGGCGGCAGCCAATGCAGAACTGGGCGACGAAGAAGACGGCAAGCTGGACGTCGGAGCCGACCTGGTGATCTGGACCAAGCACTTCACCACATTTATAGTGTACAAACCCACCAGTTCCGGAGGAGGCGGCGGTGGCGGTGGCGGCGGCACTCTCCCCGGCGTTAGTATCGTTCCCTCTAAAGGAGGCACGGTGGAACTGGCCGACGCGGTGAAACTGGAAATTCCTGCCGGCGCCCTGAAGGGCACAGCAACTGTAAAAGTCTTATTGGAAAGAGTAGTCACAACACCACCGGCGGTTCCCTCCGGATTCAGGCTGCTTGGTGATGTATACGCGTTGAGCATAGACGGAAAGTCGAACTACACGTTCAATGAGCCGGGCGTTACACTCACCTTCACATTCGATCCGGCCGCTCTGGACCCGGGCGAAAAACCGATAGCGGCATACTACGATGAAACAGCAGGCAGTTGGGTCGACTTGGGCGGCGACGTTTCCGACAATACCATCTCGGTAACCATAGACCACTTCACCAAGTTCGCGGTGCTGGCTATGCAGGAGGAAGAAGAAGAAGAACCGCCTGTCGTATCCCTGAACGATATTGCCGGCCACTGGGCGGAGGATAACATCAAACAGTTGGTGGCCAGGGACGCCATTACCGGCTATCCCGACGGCAGCTTTAAGCCGGACAATAATATTACCAGGGCTGAGTTTGCAACCGTGCTGGTAAAAGCGTTCGGCCTGGCTCCGCAGAGCGGCAAAGTCTTTACCGATACCGGCAGCCATTGGGCGAAGGACTTCATTGCAACGGCAGCTTCTTACGGGATCATCAAAGGTTATAATGATGTCGCCTTTGGCCCGGACGATTTAATTACCCGTGAGCAGATGGCGGTCATGATCGCCAGAGCGGCGCAACTTGCCGCTGTATCCGACGGAACACCTTTTGGTGACGCCGCAAGCATTTCCGACTGGGCGAAGGATGCGGTCGCCGCGGCAGTGGAAGCAGGCATCATCCAGGGATATCCGGATAACACCTTTAAACCTCAGGCCAATGCCACCAGGGCGGAGGCGGTCACGGTAATCGTCAACGCGCTAAAATAG
- a CDS encoding DUF2007 domain-containing protein: protein MADAIDKLVQVAALFDLAEAHILKGLLESEGLEVFLFDEQAAAFTPIVVGGVRLMVREPDLERARELLKTRQQ, encoded by the coding sequence GTGGCTGACGCGATAGACAAACTGGTACAGGTTGCCGCACTCTTTGACCTTGCGGAGGCACATATACTGAAAGGGCTGCTTGAGAGTGAAGGGTTGGAAGTTTTTCTGTTCGACGAGCAAGCGGCCGCCTTTACCCCCATTGTGGTCGGGGGTGTGAGGCTGATGGTGAGGGAACCGGATCTGGAACGGGCGAGGGAATTGCTTAAAACCAGACAACAATAA